In a single window of the Thermus amyloliquefaciens genome:
- the cycA gene encoding cytochrome C-552 produces MKRTLIALLLLGSLAFAQADGAKVYAQCAGCHQANGQGLPGAFPPLAGHVAEILGKQGGREYLIKVLLWGLQGQIEVKGMKYNGAMPAYNGLKDEEIAAVLNHIATAWGDDKKVQGFKPFTAAEVKALRDKKLTPQKVLEERKKLGLK; encoded by the coding sequence ATGAAGCGGACCCTTATAGCTCTCCTCCTTCTCGGCAGCCTGGCTTTTGCCCAGGCGGACGGCGCCAAGGTGTATGCCCAATGCGCAGGGTGCCACCAGGCCAACGGGCAGGGGCTCCCTGGGGCCTTCCCGCCCCTGGCGGGCCACGTGGCGGAGATCCTAGGCAAACAGGGCGGGCGGGAGTACCTGATCAAGGTTCTCCTTTGGGGCCTCCAGGGCCAGATAGAGGTAAAGGGCATGAAGTACAATGGCGCCATGCCCGCCTACAACGGCCTTAAGGACGAGGAGATCGCCGCCGTCCTCAACCACATCGCCACCGCTTGGGGCGACGACAAGAAGGTCCAAGGCTTCAAGCCCTTCACCGCCGCCGAGGTCAAGGCCCTGAGGGACAAGAAGCTGACGCCCCAGAAGGTGCTGGAGGAGCGGAAGAAGCTGGGCTTGAAGTAA
- a CDS encoding ABC transporter ATP-binding protein encodes MLELSLEKSFPGFRLTLELTAQEGEVLSLLGPSGSGKSTLLRLIAGLLTPDRGFVRFGGLDLTPLPPERRGVGFLFQDYALFPHLTVAENIAFGLVEARWPKAEREARVQELLERMELLPHARKRPQELSGGEQQRVALARALAPRPRLLLLDEPLGALDLRLREELLFFLRRTLRGEGVTTLVVTHDQGEAFLLAHRVAVLRQGRLVQVGRPEEVYTQPKDAWTARFLGHKNLLSPAESQALGLPPRPHLLPQAALRLGGGLEGRVEERLFFGNRVGFWVRLEGVRLYLEALEPLPDLQEGAKVSLSLDPSQAVALEG; translated from the coding sequence GTGCTGGAGCTTTCCCTGGAGAAGTCCTTTCCTGGCTTCCGGCTCACCCTGGAGCTCACCGCCCAAGAAGGAGAGGTTCTTTCCCTTCTGGGGCCTTCGGGAAGCGGCAAGAGCACCCTCTTGCGGCTCATCGCTGGGCTCCTGACCCCAGACCGGGGCTTCGTGCGCTTTGGGGGGTTGGACCTCACCCCCCTGCCCCCGGAAAGGCGGGGCGTGGGCTTCCTCTTTCAGGACTACGCCCTCTTCCCCCACCTCACCGTGGCGGAAAACATCGCCTTCGGCCTGGTGGAGGCCCGCTGGCCCAAGGCCGAGCGGGAAGCCCGGGTGCAAGAACTCCTGGAGCGGATGGAGCTCCTACCCCACGCCAGGAAAAGGCCCCAGGAACTCTCAGGAGGGGAGCAACAACGGGTGGCCCTGGCCCGGGCCTTGGCCCCAAGGCCAAGGCTTCTCCTCCTGGACGAACCCTTGGGGGCCCTGGACCTAAGGCTACGGGAGGAGCTCCTCTTCTTCCTCCGGAGGACCCTCCGGGGGGAGGGGGTGACCACCCTGGTGGTCACCCACGACCAGGGGGAGGCCTTCCTCCTGGCGCACCGGGTGGCGGTGCTCCGCCAAGGGCGCCTGGTCCAGGTGGGCCGGCCCGAAGAGGTCTACACCCAGCCCAAGGACGCCTGGACCGCCCGCTTCCTGGGCCACAAGAACCTTCTTTCCCCCGCGGAGAGCCAGGCCCTGGGCCTGCCCCCCAGGCCCCATCTCCTGCCCCAAGCCGCCCTGCGCCTAGGGGGAGGCCTGGAGGGGAGGGTGGAGGAGCGCCTCTTTTTCGGAAACCGGGTGGGGTTTTGGGTGCGGCTCGAGGGGGTTAGGCTTTACCTGGAGGCCCTGGAGCCTCTGCCCGACCTTCAGGAAGGGGCCAAGGTCTCCCTAAGCCTAGACCCTTCCCAGGCGGTAGCCTTGGAGGGATGA
- a CDS encoding thiamine diphosphokinase, translated as MRRFALLLGGPLLVTEALRARLQGYRLLAADSGGRHALALGLPLELWLGDFDSSPPWLQQLLPAPKEVLPREKDLTDGEALVRKALGLGAEEVLLLGGIGGRLDHTLAHLELAFHLAERGIRVELTEGLTRAFPLLPGGHAFPLEAGRSFSLLPFPEATLALEGARWNLPPTPLKATSLTLENQALGPIRVRVEAGRAVLYLF; from the coding sequence ATGAGGCGCTTTGCCCTTCTCCTAGGGGGTCCCCTCCTGGTCACCGAGGCCCTGCGGGCCCGCCTGCAAGGCTACCGCCTCCTGGCGGCGGACTCCGGCGGGCGGCACGCCCTAGCCCTGGGGCTCCCCCTGGAGCTTTGGCTAGGGGACTTTGACTCCAGCCCCCCCTGGCTCCAGCAGCTCCTTCCCGCCCCCAAGGAGGTGCTCCCCCGCGAAAAGGACCTCACGGACGGGGAGGCCTTGGTGCGGAAAGCCCTGGGGTTGGGGGCGGAGGAGGTCCTCCTCCTGGGGGGCATTGGCGGCCGGCTGGACCACACCTTGGCCCATCTGGAGCTGGCCTTTCACCTGGCGGAAAGAGGGATCAGGGTGGAGCTCACCGAGGGGCTTACCCGGGCCTTCCCCCTCCTTCCTGGGGGCCATGCCTTTCCCTTGGAAGCCGGGCGTTCCTTCAGCCTCCTGCCCTTCCCCGAAGCCACCTTGGCCCTGGAGGGAGCCCGCTGGAACCTTCCCCCTACCCCCCTTAAGGCCACCTCGCTGACCCTGGAAAACCAGGCCCTAGGGCCCATCCGGGTTCGGGTGGAGGCGGGGCGGGCGGTGCTTTACCTCTTCTGA